The nucleotide window TAGGTTGTTCGTGCTACTCCGATCTGCTCAGCGACGTATTGTTGTGTCCAATTTTCCTCTTTTTCTTTTTTTGACTCGCGCGTATATTTAAGACGCTCGCAAAAATCGTCCATGCATCATTCCCCATTTATCCCGTGGTAAGCGCCCGCTTTTCCGGAAGTCAGACATCGGAAGCCGGGAATCGGAAGCCCCTGAAAAAGCCTTTTCCGACCTCTGGTCTTTAAAATCAGACTTCTGAAGTAGCGGACGACTAACACTCCGATTTGTTCAACGTGGTGATCACATGCCATCTATTATAACGGGCAGCATTTACTCAGAAGAAAAAAAGTTCCTAAAAGGATCAAATAAAAATTATTGATCCTTGAAGGAACATTTATATTGTGGGAAAATTATTGTACGATGGGAAAGAACGTTTTGGAGAACTGTTGCGAACGAATAGAAGGAAGTGATCGATAAACATGCATTGGGAAGAAATAGAACAAAAGAGAAAACAAGCGAACGAAGATTTTTTATCTGGGAAAATCCCTTTAATTCCATCTGCGCACGATCCGTTAAGCGCACAGGCGGTGGAAGATAAAGAATTTCCAATGGCATATCTCTCAGCCGACGATGTATCAAAATTATATGGATACGCCTCTTCTTATATATTAAACGCGACGGAGATGATTGCCAGTGTGCGGAGCATTACGCAAGTAAGCGCTTTGGCATTGCTCGTGCAATTGCCTCTAGACGCTCGCTCCTGCCAGCAGATTATTAGGCAAGTGTATGAATTGCGTCAGTTAGGTATCCGGATGATTCAAATCGATGATGAAAAAAACCCTTCATCTCAAGAATTGACCCAAATCATCGTTCAGGTGAACCATTATTTTCCGGAAGTGAAAATTGTTATGGCTATTCGTGC belongs to Salicibibacter cibi and includes:
- a CDS encoding isocitrate lyase/phosphoenolpyruvate mutase family protein; its protein translation is MHWEEIEQKRKQANEDFLSGKIPLIPSAHDPLSAQAVEDKEFPMAYLSADDVSKLYGYASSYILNATEMIASVRSITQVSALALLVQLPLDARSCQQIIRQVYELRQLGIRMIQIDDEKNPSSQELTQIIVQVNHYFPEVKIVMAIRANASITGIEAAVTKANKLLHAGADFILFQGLYTEGEYLYTSQYTNGPLLALLNKNNNQDLSYSALQNMGYYATVLQEGHIHRVKKIYAEAYKDT